From a single Lineus longissimus chromosome 16, tnLinLong1.2, whole genome shotgun sequence genomic region:
- the LOC135500695 gene encoding leucine-rich repeat-containing protein 4C-like encodes MESTVTVFLVVMTTIISSALSQQCPGVCNCKGNKVECIISKATFPAGIPTTVTSLTIDSTSPKDHNNFGELVRDSFSTFKDLSEIVLSRCGITGIAIGTFMDLTKLTSLTLKSNKLDGLYPGSFMLGEAQTLQTLKLSSNGLKRLQDYTFRGLRVDVLDLSGNDIESIEAETFFEASVKSLNLSNNKLKTLGGATLRPLAESLTTLDMRRNGMKSFDEDLLSSLTKLVEINLSWNMIREVTPDMLNKLTNLKDLNLEHNAMTGLREEFLEIIDRVNAINVNTNSFNCNCDLKWLKTFAQPNETCQQKNKCFTAVRCTTPKDVLLKDFPEDEFKCSGVKILGTEVKLAEATCRAKGDPAPKIWWKAPSGTLVSASNVSYGVTHTNSTIRITLASEIGQYECIAGNSLGNVSAFAADVGTCRSRNVCYGPGDVAGAVLGTFCFCIILVALLWGFRDKICKRKDGRKKTVPRFRNNVYKDVTTPVSGKNGERERL; translated from the coding sequence ATGGAGTCGACGGTGACAGTTTTCCTTGTCGTCATGACAACCATCATCTCCAGTGCCCTTTCACAACAGTGTCCGGGTGTTTGTAACTGCAAGGGCAACAAAGTCGAATGTATAATAAGCAAGGCTACGTTTCCAGCTGGAATACCCACGACTGTGACGTCACTGACTATAGACTCCACCTCTCCCAAGGACCATAACAACTTCGGGGAGCTTGTACGCGACAGCTTCTCAACGTTCAAAGATTTAAGTGAAATTGTTCTCAGTCGTTGTGGCATTACCGGAATAGCTATTGGAACATTCATGGATTTGACAAAATTGACATCTCTAACTCTGAAATCCAATAAATTAGACGGCCTATATCCGGGTTCTTTCATGTTGGGAGAAGCGCAGACTTTGCAGACATTGAAACTGTCTTCGAATGGATTAAAACGCCTGCAGGACTATACGTTCAGGGGTCTGAGGGTGGATGTGCTCGATTTGAGCGGAAACGATATTGAGTCGATTGAGGCTGAGACATTCTTTGAGGCAAGTGTAAAATCTCTCAACCTGAGTAACAACAAACTAAAGACGCTAGGTGGTGCCACATTGCGTCCTCTTGCCGAAAGTCTAACAACTTTAGACATGCGCAGAAATGGGATGAAGTCATTTGACGAAGATCTGTTGTCGTCGTTGACGAAACTGGTCGAGATTAATCTGTCGTGGAATATGATCAGAGAGGTCACACCCGACATGTTGAATAAATTAACCAACCTCAAAGACTTGAATCTGGAACACAACGCGATGACGGGGCTGAGGGAGGAGTTCCTTGAGATCATAGACAGAGTGAATGCCATCAATGTGAACACAAACTCCTTCAACTGTAATTGTGATTTGAAATGGTTGAAAACATTTGCGCAGCCGAACGAAACGTGTCAGCAGAAAAACAAGTGTTTCACGGCGGTGCGCTGTACAACACCGAAAGATGTTCTGCTGAAGGACTTCCCAGAAGATGAGTTTAAATGCTCAGGTGTAAAGATCTTGGGCACTGAAGTGAAATTGGCAGAGGCCACCTGCAGAGCGAAAGGTGACCCTGCTCCAAAGATTTGGTGGAAAGCACCCTCTGGCACTCTGGTCTCTGCCTCAAATGTATCGTACGGTGTAACACACACTAACAGTACAATAAGAATAACCTTAGCATCGGAGATTGGACAATATGAGTGTATCGCTGGCAACAGTCTTGGGAATGTCTCCGCTTTTGCCGCAGACGTGGGGACGTGCCGGTCGCGGAACGTCTGCTACGGCCCAGGGGACGTAGCTGGGGCCGTCCTGGGGACGTTTTGCTTCTGTATCATTTTAGTTGCTCTTCTGTGGGGTTTTAGAGACAAGATTTGTAAGAGGAAAGATGGACGAAAGAAAACTGTGCCTCGCTTTAGGAACAATGTTTACAAGGACGTCACGACCCCTGTTAGCGGCAAGAACGGAGAAAGGGAGCGATTGTAG